From the Pseudarthrobacter sp. MM222 genome, one window contains:
- the panD gene encoding aspartate 1-decarboxylase codes for MNRTIFKSKIHRATVTHADLHYVGSVTVDLDLLEAADILPGELVAIVDVTNGARLETYTIAGERGSGVIGINGAAAHLMHENDVVILITYAQMTTEEAKAYTPRVVHVDKDNKIVQIGSDPAEDGHTPGLMRPPHALNNATLN; via the coding sequence ATGAATCGCACAATATTCAAGTCCAAAATCCACCGCGCCACGGTCACGCACGCCGACCTCCACTACGTCGGTTCCGTCACCGTGGACCTGGATCTACTGGAGGCCGCCGACATCCTGCCCGGTGAGCTCGTAGCAATCGTCGACGTCACCAACGGCGCGCGGCTGGAGACCTACACCATCGCCGGCGAGCGCGGTTCCGGCGTGATCGGAATCAACGGCGCGGCCGCGCACCTGATGCACGAGAACGACGTCGTGATCCTCATCACCTATGCCCAGATGACCACGGAGGAGGCGAAGGCGTACACGCCGCGCGTGGTCCATGTGGATAAAGACAACAAGATTGTGCAGATCGGCAGTGACCCCGCGGAAGATGGCCACACGCCGGGGCTGATGCGGCCGCCGCACGCCTTGAACAACGCCACCCTGAACTGA
- a CDS encoding AEC family transporter — MLGVLAGFFVVWCIILVGMFVGRRGILGENARSVLSALTFFVASPALLFETLSKAKLQDVFAAPLLVAAVGAVATAAIYFGIVRFLLKRPLPEALISSMSASLANSANLGIPIAVYVLGSASYVAPLLIFQLAFLTPIFLIVLDATTSTHRTTTLGFVLMILRNPMIVGSGLGLLVAGTGWQVPALVLEPIHLIGGAAIPAMLLAFGMSLNGSRPLQAAGGRRLDTILASGFKLIVHPLLAYVFARFALGLDSQALFAAVVTSALPTAQNVFVAASRYRTGITVAKDTVLITTVVAVPAMIGVALLLA, encoded by the coding sequence GTGCTAGGGGTGCTCGCGGGCTTCTTCGTGGTCTGGTGCATCATCTTGGTAGGCATGTTCGTGGGCCGGCGCGGGATCCTCGGCGAGAACGCCCGCTCCGTGCTGAGTGCGCTGACCTTCTTCGTCGCCAGCCCCGCTTTGTTGTTCGAGACGCTCAGTAAGGCGAAACTCCAGGACGTCTTTGCCGCGCCGCTGCTGGTGGCGGCGGTGGGCGCCGTCGCGACGGCGGCAATCTACTTCGGGATCGTGCGGTTCCTGCTCAAGCGGCCTCTGCCGGAGGCGCTGATTTCGTCGATGAGCGCGTCCCTGGCCAATTCCGCCAACCTGGGCATTCCCATCGCGGTGTATGTGCTCGGCAGCGCCAGCTATGTGGCGCCGCTGCTGATTTTCCAACTGGCATTCCTGACCCCGATCTTCCTGATTGTCCTGGACGCCACCACCAGCACCCACCGGACCACCACGCTCGGATTCGTGCTGATGATCCTGCGCAACCCGATGATCGTGGGTTCCGGCCTGGGCCTGCTCGTGGCCGGAACGGGGTGGCAGGTGCCCGCGCTGGTGTTGGAACCGATCCACCTGATCGGCGGGGCTGCCATTCCGGCCATGCTGCTGGCCTTCGGCATGAGCCTCAACGGCTCCCGCCCGTTGCAAGCGGCCGGAGGTCGGCGCCTCGACACCATCCTGGCCAGCGGCTTCAAGCTCATCGTCCACCCGCTGCTGGCGTACGTGTTCGCCCGCTTCGCGCTCGGCCTGGACAGCCAGGCCCTCTTCGCGGCCGTCGTCACGTCCGCCCTGCCCACGGCGCAGAACGTCTTTGTCGCCGCCAGCCGCTACCGGACCGGCATCACGGTCGCGAAGGACACCGTGCTGATCACGACAGTCGTGGCCGTGCCGGCCATGATCGGGGTGGCCCTGCTCCTGGCGTGA
- a CDS encoding right-handed parallel beta-helix repeat-containing protein: protein MKIKATAAATVMTLLVMAGLIQGASSPAPVSGPGAAAGQSTAPPDSQSPVLGKKYYVSDAGDDSNVGTSVDAPWKSLSQVNNTVLEPGDSVSLRRGDTWNGGIVIDESGTARAAITLNSYGSGNPPTIVVGETGSCVRVNGDYVTVDGVRAEGCGYSGFSIYGDHGVVTNADAVNNAAGIQVGKGSDFGNYTNNTLTGNNIMNVNTPGVGCGTPGAVYCNDDSGAFGVLINGSDNEFSGNTITGSTAKSNDFSHDGAAFEIFNGSRNKIHHNVSVDNNVFSEIGRSSGTADGNTFSYNLIRASCGVECSQATGLIARGPTSSFGPTNGTVFEHNTVWLDGAESKAVVCHASCPSSTVIRANILVGVSNSLWMDGSGWTETQNVLNGPTNISPSASSSTAAARFVDAPADLRLAAGSPAIDRAGPNAEGLDLSGQTPQNGDCAGTSAADAGAYEYAAPSC, encoded by the coding sequence TTGAAGATCAAGGCCACCGCTGCAGCCACTGTGATGACCCTGTTAGTCATGGCCGGCCTGATCCAGGGCGCCTCGTCCCCAGCACCGGTCTCGGGTCCGGGAGCGGCCGCCGGACAGTCCACGGCGCCGCCGGACAGCCAGTCCCCGGTCCTCGGAAAAAAGTACTACGTCAGTGATGCCGGTGACGACAGCAATGTTGGGACCTCCGTTGACGCCCCCTGGAAGTCGCTCTCGCAGGTCAACAACACCGTGCTGGAACCCGGTGATTCCGTCAGCCTGCGCCGCGGTGACACCTGGAACGGCGGTATTGTCATCGACGAAAGCGGAACGGCCCGGGCGGCCATCACGCTCAACAGCTACGGAAGCGGCAATCCGCCGACAATCGTGGTGGGGGAGACAGGAAGCTGCGTCAGGGTTAATGGCGACTACGTCACGGTGGACGGAGTGCGCGCCGAGGGGTGCGGCTACTCGGGATTCAGTATTTACGGCGACCACGGCGTCGTCACGAACGCCGATGCGGTCAACAACGCGGCAGGCATCCAGGTGGGCAAGGGCTCCGATTTCGGCAACTATACGAATAACACCCTGACGGGCAACAACATCATGAACGTCAACACTCCTGGCGTAGGCTGCGGAACCCCGGGCGCCGTCTACTGTAATGACGATTCCGGCGCGTTCGGGGTGCTCATCAACGGTAGCGACAACGAATTTTCCGGCAATACCATCACCGGTTCCACTGCGAAGTCCAACGACTTCAGTCACGACGGTGCGGCCTTTGAAATCTTCAACGGCAGCCGCAACAAGATCCACCACAACGTGTCCGTGGATAACAACGTATTTTCCGAAATCGGCCGGTCCAGCGGAACGGCTGACGGCAACACGTTCAGTTACAACCTCATCCGCGCCAGCTGCGGCGTGGAGTGCTCCCAGGCGACCGGGCTGATCGCCCGCGGTCCGACTTCTTCCTTCGGCCCCACCAACGGCACCGTTTTTGAACACAACACCGTCTGGCTGGACGGCGCTGAATCCAAGGCCGTGGTCTGCCACGCATCCTGTCCCTCCTCCACGGTGATCAGGGCGAACATCCTGGTGGGAGTGAGCAACTCTTTGTGGATGGACGGCTCCGGCTGGACCGAGACGCAGAACGTCCTCAACGGCCCCACCAACATCTCCCCGAGCGCCAGCTCCAGCACTGCGGCGGCGCGGTTCGTGGACGCGCCCGCTGACCTGCGTTTGGCGGCGGGCAGCCCCGCAATCGACCGGGCCGGCCCAAACGCGGAGGGCCTCGACCTCTCCGGGCAGACACCGCAAAACGGTGACTGTGCCGGAACCAGCGCGGCCGATGCGGGCGCTTACGAATACGCCGCCCCGAGCTGCTAA
- a CDS encoding trehalase-like domain-containing protein, whose translation MPTPLNQSLADSALLTKSLPLGLLRAFVQTNASDDGLTPHLLAELKILARTPGLLVACNYGGTLCSAEGISTETLPLGSAAIALRALAALPNTHAAVISGRSLRDLAAVSRLPAEVHLVGSHGAEFDMGYAHGLSLATELVLQQASQALAETVGAYRGITIERKPVAVSVHTRPAEPAVVALATRQAEEIARTHGLSFIVDGSVLDLSVVEPSKASALEHLRSMLGVSAALYAGDAASDELAMSTLRGPDMGLRVGEGPTAAAHRLRDPESFARVLAILFELRRAWLFGEDAVGLERHSLIGNGSSTALITPDAKICWMSHPLPDSGSLFAHLLGGDAAGHFSVEPVKASQVLGQRYVDSTMIVETRWAEVTVTDYLEPAPEGITSLVRVVSGTGAARIVFAPRPDYANAPFSMEARGADLHVVGTSDPIILLAPGVSFTITSDGRHATATADVELGHGPVVLNLRCGDTEPRRAAPPDENSRRAAVAHHSRRWVNGLQLPGVKPSLVRRSALVLRALVHEPTGAVLAAPTTSLPEGIGGTRNWDYRYCWLRDGSMTVNALVDLGSTSEAEGFLDWLGRILAHAPGPEWLHPLYSVTGAPLSTEAIIESLPGYAGSRPVRIGNAADHQVQLDVFGPIAELIDALGKRNGALSDAHWELMVQMTSAVLARWREPDHGIWEARRAPRHHIYTKVMCWVTLDRALRAAARHGRAPLPAWEPEAAAIREEVLREGWDEAAESYTVAYDSPDLDAAVLHIGLSGLLDVSDQRFLDTVTAVERELRVGPTVFRYRYDDGLPGLEGGFHICTTWLIEAYVAVGRIDEAWDLFDQLVNLFGPTGLLPEEYDPGTETHLGNHPQAYSHLGFIRCAQLLDGLPKG comes from the coding sequence ATGCCCACCCCGCTCAATCAGTCCCTCGCTGACTCTGCACTTTTGACGAAATCCTTGCCGTTGGGCCTGCTTCGTGCTTTCGTGCAGACGAACGCCTCCGACGACGGGCTGACCCCGCACTTGCTTGCGGAGCTCAAGATCCTGGCCCGCACGCCGGGACTCCTCGTGGCCTGCAACTACGGCGGGACGCTGTGCTCGGCGGAAGGAATTTCCACCGAGACACTTCCGCTGGGCAGCGCGGCCATTGCGCTGCGGGCGCTGGCCGCCCTCCCAAACACCCACGCCGCCGTCATCTCCGGCCGCTCACTGCGGGATCTGGCCGCCGTCTCCCGCCTCCCCGCGGAGGTGCACCTTGTCGGCTCGCACGGGGCTGAGTTCGACATGGGCTACGCTCACGGCCTGTCCCTTGCCACCGAATTGGTGCTCCAGCAGGCCAGCCAGGCGCTCGCCGAAACCGTCGGCGCCTACCGCGGCATCACCATCGAGCGGAAGCCGGTCGCCGTGTCCGTACACACCCGCCCGGCCGAACCCGCCGTCGTCGCGCTGGCCACGAGACAGGCTGAAGAGATCGCCCGGACGCACGGGCTTTCCTTTATTGTGGACGGCTCCGTCCTGGACCTGTCGGTGGTGGAACCGTCCAAGGCCTCCGCGCTTGAGCACCTGCGCTCCATGCTCGGTGTGAGCGCCGCGCTGTACGCGGGGGACGCCGCCAGCGACGAACTCGCCATGAGCACGCTCCGCGGTCCTGACATGGGCCTCCGTGTGGGGGAGGGACCGACTGCGGCCGCGCACCGGCTGCGGGACCCGGAGTCGTTCGCCCGGGTCCTTGCCATCCTGTTTGAACTGCGACGGGCCTGGCTGTTCGGGGAGGATGCCGTCGGCCTGGAACGGCATTCCCTGATCGGCAACGGCTCGTCCACGGCCCTCATCACGCCGGACGCCAAGATCTGCTGGATGAGCCACCCGCTGCCGGATTCGGGGTCGCTCTTCGCCCATCTCCTCGGCGGGGACGCGGCCGGGCACTTCTCGGTGGAACCGGTGAAGGCCTCGCAGGTCCTCGGCCAGCGCTATGTGGACAGCACCATGATCGTGGAAACCCGCTGGGCCGAAGTGACCGTCACCGACTATCTTGAGCCGGCCCCCGAGGGCATCACCAGCCTGGTGCGGGTGGTCTCCGGAACGGGCGCGGCGAGAATCGTTTTCGCGCCCCGGCCGGACTACGCGAACGCGCCCTTCAGCATGGAGGCCCGCGGTGCGGACCTGCACGTCGTGGGCACTTCCGATCCCATCATCCTGCTGGCACCGGGCGTCAGCTTCACCATCACGTCCGACGGGCGCCATGCGACGGCGACAGCCGACGTCGAGCTCGGGCACGGCCCGGTCGTACTGAACCTGCGCTGCGGCGACACCGAACCCCGGCGCGCTGCGCCGCCGGACGAAAACTCGCGCCGCGCCGCCGTTGCGCATCACTCCCGGCGCTGGGTGAATGGGCTGCAGCTGCCCGGCGTGAAGCCCTCGCTGGTGCGGCGCTCCGCGTTGGTGCTCCGCGCCCTGGTCCACGAACCCACCGGCGCCGTGCTGGCCGCGCCCACTACTTCGTTGCCGGAGGGAATCGGCGGCACGCGGAACTGGGACTACCGGTACTGCTGGCTGCGGGACGGGTCCATGACGGTCAATGCTCTCGTGGACCTAGGCTCCACCTCGGAGGCGGAAGGATTCCTCGACTGGCTGGGGCGGATCCTGGCGCACGCGCCAGGGCCCGAATGGCTGCACCCGCTGTACTCGGTGACCGGTGCACCGCTATCCACGGAGGCCATTATCGAGAGCCTCCCGGGGTATGCGGGCTCCCGCCCGGTGCGGATCGGCAACGCCGCGGACCATCAGGTGCAGCTGGACGTCTTCGGGCCCATCGCGGAGCTGATCGATGCCCTGGGCAAGCGGAACGGCGCCCTCTCCGACGCGCATTGGGAGCTCATGGTCCAGATGACCTCGGCCGTGCTGGCCCGCTGGCGTGAGCCGGACCATGGGATCTGGGAGGCCCGCCGGGCGCCACGGCACCACATCTACACCAAAGTCATGTGCTGGGTGACGCTGGATAGGGCGCTGCGGGCCGCTGCCCGGCACGGCCGCGCGCCGCTGCCCGCCTGGGAGCCGGAGGCCGCCGCCATCCGGGAGGAAGTCCTGCGCGAGGGCTGGGACGAAGCCGCGGAATCCTACACGGTGGCCTACGACAGCCCTGATCTGGACGCGGCCGTGCTGCACATCGGGCTCTCCGGGCTGCTCGATGTCAGCGACCAGCGCTTCCTGGACACGGTCACCGCCGTGGAACGGGAGCTGAGGGTCGGGCCCACGGTTTTCCGGTACCGGTACGACGACGGCCTGCCGGGACTGGAAGGCGGGTTCCACATCTGCACCACCTGGCTGATCGAGGCCTATGTGGCGGTGGGGCGGATCGATGAGGCCTGGGATCTCTTCGACCAGCTCGTGAACCTGTTCGGGCCGACCGGCCTGCTGCCGGAGGAATACGATCCGGGCACCGAAACGCACCTCGGCAACCATCCCCAGGCCTACTCGCACCTGGGCTTCATCCGCTGTGCGCAGCTGTTGGACGGGCTGCCAAAGGGCTAG
- a CDS encoding LLM class flavin-dependent oxidoreductase: MTVPLSILDLATIGKGQTAAESFAGSVAMAQLAEKLGYRRIWYAEHHNMSSIASSATSVLIAHIAAHTETIRLGAGGIMLPNHSPLTIAEQFGTLETLHPGRIDLGLGRAPGSDQNTLRALRRDPMSSDSFPQDVLELQGYLNGPTRIEGVEATPGKGTNVPLYILGSSLFGARLAAQLGLPYAFASHFAPNALQDAVAIYRREFKPSAQLDAPYVIAGVNVIAADSAAEAQAMHRDTLRARVSLFFGNGRVFSDDEADMVLDSPQGQHVSQMMTYSAVGTPDAVVEYLDEFTAHSDADELIVAHQSTGTEGRLRSVELLAQTAGLVRA, from the coding sequence GTGACTGTTCCGCTTTCCATTCTTGACCTGGCAACCATCGGCAAGGGCCAGACGGCGGCAGAAAGCTTCGCGGGTAGCGTGGCCATGGCGCAACTCGCCGAGAAGCTGGGCTACCGGCGGATCTGGTATGCCGAGCACCACAACATGTCGTCCATCGCATCTTCCGCCACCAGCGTGCTGATCGCCCACATCGCCGCCCACACCGAAACCATCCGCCTCGGCGCTGGTGGCATCATGCTGCCCAACCACTCCCCGCTGACCATCGCCGAGCAGTTCGGCACACTGGAGACCTTGCACCCGGGACGGATCGACCTGGGTCTTGGCCGGGCGCCGGGCAGCGATCAGAACACCCTCCGGGCCCTGCGCCGGGACCCGATGTCCTCCGACAGCTTCCCGCAGGACGTGCTGGAACTCCAGGGCTACCTCAACGGCCCCACCCGCATCGAGGGTGTCGAGGCAACACCCGGCAAGGGCACCAACGTGCCGCTGTACATCCTGGGATCCTCGCTCTTCGGCGCCAGGCTGGCCGCCCAGCTGGGCCTGCCGTACGCCTTTGCCTCCCACTTCGCACCCAACGCCCTGCAGGACGCGGTCGCCATCTACCGCCGCGAGTTCAAACCCTCGGCACAGCTGGACGCTCCGTACGTGATCGCCGGCGTTAACGTCATCGCGGCGGACTCCGCCGCGGAGGCGCAGGCCATGCACCGCGACACCCTGCGGGCCCGCGTCTCGCTGTTCTTTGGCAACGGCCGCGTGTTCAGCGACGATGAGGCCGACATGGTCCTGGACTCGCCGCAGGGCCAGCACGTGTCGCAAATGATGACGTACTCAGCCGTCGGAACGCCGGACGCCGTGGTGGAGTACCTCGACGAGTTCACGGCCCACTCCGACGCCGACGAACTGATCGTTGCCCACCAGAGCACGGGAACCGAAGGGCGGTTGCGCTCCGTTGAACTGCTCGCCCAGACCGCGGGCCTCGTCAGGGCCTAA
- a CDS encoding FAD-dependent oxidoreductase, whose amino-acid sequence MRTTVDTVVIGGGAMGSAAAWALARRGRDVTLLEQFGPGHRNGASHGATRNLNLAYSDPHYVAMLAESVALWNELESDGGERLLARTGVVNHGTDPRLGDVQAALLAAGLRAEFLAAAEAAERWRGIRFDQHVLHMPDGGQLNPDVALPVLQRLAAGNGAVIRHRSRVVELAILDDGVRLTADADGRTEVLTARQVIVTAGGWTSKLLAGVAGLPRLTVTQEQPAHFAVTDDGAVWPGFNHAPGQGAEFAGWYSPVYGMPTPGEGIKAGWHGVGPVVDPDRRSFAPEPQQRAALRDYARRWLPGVDADSLTDISCTYTTTMDENFVLDRIGPVVIGAGFSGHGFKFTPVMGRILADLATGEGPAPAIFSASRPGVR is encoded by the coding sequence TTGAGAACAACCGTGGACACTGTCGTCATCGGGGGCGGGGCCATGGGCTCCGCCGCGGCGTGGGCGCTGGCGAGGCGCGGCCGCGACGTGACCCTGCTGGAACAGTTCGGGCCCGGGCACCGCAATGGCGCGTCCCACGGCGCCACGCGGAACCTCAATCTGGCCTACTCCGACCCCCATTATGTGGCGATGCTGGCGGAGAGCGTGGCGCTCTGGAACGAGCTGGAATCCGACGGCGGGGAGCGGCTCCTCGCCCGCACCGGCGTCGTGAACCATGGCACCGATCCGCGGCTGGGCGACGTGCAGGCCGCGTTGCTTGCTGCCGGCCTGCGGGCTGAATTCCTCGCCGCGGCGGAAGCGGCCGAGCGCTGGCGGGGCATCCGGTTCGACCAGCACGTGCTGCATATGCCCGACGGCGGACAGTTGAACCCCGACGTCGCCCTGCCGGTCCTGCAGCGGCTCGCCGCCGGAAACGGCGCCGTCATCCGCCACCGGTCAAGGGTGGTGGAGCTGGCAATCCTCGACGACGGCGTCCGGCTCACGGCCGACGCGGACGGCCGCACCGAAGTACTGACCGCCCGGCAGGTCATCGTCACCGCCGGCGGATGGACGTCGAAGCTGCTTGCCGGCGTGGCGGGACTGCCACGGCTGACCGTGACCCAGGAACAGCCCGCACACTTCGCCGTCACGGACGATGGCGCCGTCTGGCCGGGATTCAACCATGCCCCCGGCCAGGGTGCGGAATTCGCGGGCTGGTACTCGCCGGTCTACGGCATGCCGACCCCCGGCGAGGGGATCAAGGCGGGCTGGCACGGGGTGGGACCCGTGGTGGACCCGGACCGGAGGTCGTTCGCGCCGGAGCCCCAGCAGCGGGCAGCCCTGCGGGATTACGCCCGCCGCTGGCTGCCGGGCGTCGACGCGGATTCGCTGACCGACATCAGCTGCACGTATACGACCACGATGGATGAGAATTTCGTGCTTGACCGCATCGGGCCCGTCGTAATCGGCGCGGGCTTCTCCGGCCACGGATTCAAATTCACGCCCGTCATGGGACGCATCCTTGCCGACCTCGCGACTGGCGAGGGCCCCGCGCCGGCCATCTTCTCGGCGTCCCGGCCAGGAGTGCGCTGA
- a CDS encoding HNH endonuclease family protein, with protein sequence MLLVSATACAGPGTALSPAGGGSGDSAAGPPATAASGNAPHSQPASGSKALGVLATLPVKGRAPKTGYSRDQFGQAWADVDRNGCDTRNDMLRRDLTSLAVKPGTRDCVVLSGFLNDPYTAAAINFQRGSSTSTAVQIDHVVALSDAWQKGAQQLSPAQRTAFANDPLNLLAVDGPANQQKSDGDAATWLPPNRSFRCEYVARQISVKSSYSLWVTQAEHDAMARVLGDCPGAT encoded by the coding sequence GTGCTGCTCGTATCCGCGACCGCGTGCGCCGGCCCCGGGACCGCGCTGTCACCAGCCGGCGGGGGCTCCGGCGATTCCGCGGCGGGCCCGCCGGCGACGGCGGCGTCCGGGAACGCCCCGCATTCCCAGCCCGCCTCTGGCAGCAAGGCCCTTGGCGTGCTCGCAACGCTGCCCGTCAAGGGCCGGGCCCCCAAGACGGGGTATTCGCGGGATCAGTTCGGCCAGGCCTGGGCCGACGTCGACCGGAACGGCTGTGACACCCGGAATGACATGCTCCGCCGTGATCTCACCTCCCTTGCCGTCAAGCCCGGCACACGGGATTGCGTCGTCCTGTCCGGCTTTCTGAACGACCCCTACACGGCGGCCGCGATCAACTTCCAGCGCGGCAGCAGCACCAGCACCGCCGTTCAGATCGACCACGTCGTGGCCCTTAGCGACGCCTGGCAGAAGGGCGCCCAACAGCTCAGCCCGGCCCAGCGCACGGCCTTCGCCAACGATCCCCTGAACCTCCTGGCGGTGGACGGCCCCGCCAACCAGCAGAAAAGCGACGGCGACGCCGCAACCTGGCTGCCGCCCAACAGATCCTTCCGCTGCGAATACGTCGCCCGCCAGATCTCAGTGAAGTCCAGCTATTCCCTATGGGTGACCCAGGCTGAGCATGATGCGATGGCCCGGGTCCTTGGCGACTGCCCCGGCGCGACCTAG
- a CDS encoding DUF559 domain-containing protein, with amino-acid sequence MDPVQILRSVGGVALTRAVVARGAGETAIRSAVRSGAVVRLERGLLALPGADPELVAAKRSRALLTCLSAAPRFRLWMLRPAAVPHYWHSNGKRTHSCVSHRTALTQPNVGGAVAALPDVLLHALLCLPPLESLVMVESAYNRGDIDLRYLLRHLVGNRCGKARNVVARVERGADSLLETLARILFREAGISTETQVWIEGIGRVDFLLEGFLIVEIDGLAFHLDSRQFKKDRRRDNSAVVHGLPVLRFFYDDVVFAPEVVLAQVRDVLARGSLRWPQPKRPGFAAVEPRTWR; translated from the coding sequence ATGGATCCTGTGCAGATACTCCGCTCCGTTGGCGGCGTGGCCCTGACCCGGGCCGTTGTCGCGAGGGGCGCCGGTGAAACCGCCATCCGGAGTGCCGTCCGAAGCGGTGCCGTGGTTCGGCTGGAGCGGGGGCTGCTGGCGCTCCCCGGCGCGGACCCGGAACTGGTGGCCGCAAAGCGGTCCCGGGCGTTGCTGACCTGCCTGTCCGCGGCGCCGAGGTTCAGGTTGTGGATGCTGCGCCCTGCGGCGGTGCCCCACTACTGGCACAGCAACGGCAAGCGGACGCACTCCTGCGTTAGCCACCGGACGGCCCTGACCCAGCCCAACGTCGGGGGAGCGGTGGCCGCCCTGCCGGATGTCCTCCTTCACGCACTCCTTTGCCTGCCGCCGCTGGAGTCCTTGGTCATGGTCGAGAGCGCCTACAACCGGGGAGACATCGACCTGAGGTACCTGCTCCGGCACCTTGTGGGGAACCGGTGCGGGAAAGCGCGGAATGTGGTCGCGAGGGTTGAGCGTGGTGCGGATTCCCTCCTAGAGACCCTCGCCCGGATCCTGTTCAGGGAGGCAGGGATTTCCACCGAAACCCAGGTGTGGATCGAGGGCATAGGCCGGGTGGATTTCCTGCTTGAAGGCTTCCTGATCGTCGAAATCGACGGGCTGGCGTTCCACCTAGACTCACGCCAGTTCAAGAAGGATCGCCGCCGGGACAATTCGGCGGTGGTTCACGGGCTTCCGGTGCTGCGTTTTTTCTACGATGACGTCGTCTTTGCGCCGGAAGTCGTCCTGGCCCAAGTGCGTGACGTGCTGGCGCGGGGTTCCCTGCGGTGGCCGCAACCGAAGCGGCCCGGTTTTGCGGCCGTCGAGCCCCGTACCTGGCGCTAA
- a CDS encoding DUF853 domain-containing protein, with protein sequence MAIKSTADKVATIQKGYALEGPTIELGAAIVDGELHKDAPVRLPLSMMNRHGLVAGATGTGKTVTLHMMAEQLSAAGVPVFLADIKGDLSGLATAATGTEKLMARTESIGQPWSGKTFPVEFLALGGDGTGIPVRATVTSFGPILLSRIMELNDTQESSLQLVFHFADKNNLELIDLKDLRAVIQFLTSDEGKDELKELGGLSKATAGVILRELITLEAQGMEKFFGEPEFDTAELLRTAPDGRGVVSCLELPTLQTKPMLFSTFLMWLLADLFEELPEAGDLDKPKLVFFLDEAHLLFNDASKAFLDAITTTVRLIRSKGVGIFFVTQTPKDVPAEVLGQLANRVQHALRAYTPEDAKALKATVSTFPMSDYDLEETLTSAGIGEAVITVMNEKGAPTPVALTRLRAPESVMGPSSDALIASTVAGSALLAKYGTAVDNVSAYEKITGKPGTDGRAAGAGGSSPEKVADVAGAPGSGVDAEARRIEEEILGRPSSRPAPAPERAQAPERQTRQAPQGTGGMAGDLAGALGGALGGGLKSMARSLGTQLGRELLRGVFGTAPKRRRR encoded by the coding sequence ATGGCCATCAAATCCACTGCAGATAAAGTCGCCACGATCCAAAAGGGCTATGCCCTCGAGGGGCCCACGATCGAGCTTGGCGCGGCGATCGTCGACGGCGAACTCCACAAGGACGCTCCCGTCCGCCTGCCGCTCTCTATGATGAACCGGCACGGTCTGGTGGCCGGCGCCACCGGCACGGGCAAGACCGTCACCTTGCACATGATGGCAGAGCAGCTCTCCGCCGCCGGCGTGCCCGTGTTCCTCGCCGACATCAAGGGCGACCTCTCCGGGCTGGCCACCGCCGCCACCGGCACCGAGAAGCTCATGGCCCGCACCGAGAGCATCGGGCAGCCCTGGTCCGGCAAGACGTTCCCGGTGGAGTTCCTGGCCCTCGGCGGAGACGGCACCGGGATCCCGGTCCGCGCCACCGTCACGTCCTTCGGCCCCATCCTGCTCTCCCGCATCATGGAACTCAACGACACGCAGGAATCCAGCCTCCAACTGGTCTTCCACTTCGCGGACAAGAACAACCTCGAGCTGATCGACCTGAAGGACCTGCGCGCCGTCATCCAGTTCCTCACCTCGGACGAGGGCAAGGACGAACTCAAGGAACTCGGCGGACTTTCCAAGGCCACCGCCGGGGTCATCCTCCGTGAACTCATCACGCTCGAGGCGCAGGGCATGGAAAAGTTCTTCGGCGAACCCGAGTTCGACACCGCCGAGCTGCTGCGCACCGCCCCGGACGGCCGCGGCGTCGTCAGCTGCCTGGAGTTGCCCACGCTGCAGACGAAGCCGATGCTCTTCTCCACCTTCCTGATGTGGCTGCTGGCGGATCTCTTCGAGGAACTGCCCGAGGCCGGCGATCTGGACAAACCTAAACTCGTGTTCTTCCTGGATGAGGCACACCTGCTGTTCAACGACGCCTCGAAAGCTTTCCTGGACGCCATCACCACCACCGTGCGGCTGATCCGCTCCAAGGGCGTCGGGATCTTCTTCGTCACCCAGACGCCGAAGGACGTTCCGGCCGAGGTGCTGGGGCAGCTGGCCAACCGCGTGCAGCACGCCCTGCGGGCCTACACGCCCGAAGACGCCAAGGCACTCAAGGCGACCGTCTCCACCTTCCCGATGAGCGATTACGACCTGGAAGAGACGCTTACCTCGGCGGGCATCGGCGAAGCCGTCATCACGGTCATGAACGAGAAGGGCGCCCCGACTCCCGTGGCATTGACCCGCCTTCGGGCGCCCGAATCCGTGATGGGTCCGAGCAGCGATGCCCTGATTGCGAGCACCGTGGCCGGCTCGGCCCTGCTCGCCAAGTACGGCACGGCGGTGGACAACGTCTCCGCCTACGAGAAGATCACCGGCAAGCCGGGCACGGACGGCCGGGCAGCGGGCGCCGGAGGGTCGTCCCCGGAGAAGGTAGCGGACGTGGCAGGCGCTCCGGGGTCCGGCGTCGACGCCGAGGCCCGGCGGATCGAGGAAGAGATCCTGGGCCGACCCAGCAGCCGGCCCGCGCCGGCGCCGGAACGCGCCCAGGCACCCGAACGCCAGACCCGGCAGGCGCCGCAGGGGACGGGGGGCATGGCCGGCGATCTCGCCGGGGCGCTGGGCGGGGCGCTGGGCGGCGGCCTCAAGAGCATGGCCCGCTCGCTCGGAACGCAACTGGGCCGCGAGCTGCTCCGAGGCGTCTTCGGGACCGCACCCAAGCGCCGGCGCCGTTAG